DNA from Dehalococcoidia bacterium:
GGTCGGGAATAGCCCCGTAGAAGTCCACGCAGGCGCTCACCCCCGCCGAACGCAGGGCCGTCAGCAGCGCCAGCCCCCCGCCCATGCAGAACCCCACCACCCCCACCTTCCCATTACACCCCTCCAAACCCTTCAAATAGTTCACCCCCGAGATAATCTCCCGCACCGCTCGCTCCATGTTCAGAGCCATCATCAGCTTCTCCGCCTCCGAAGGCTCCTTGGCAATTTTGCCGTGGTACAGGTCGGGAGCCAGGGCAATGAACCCCTCCCCTGCGAAGCGGCGGGCAACATCCTGTATGTGCGGCTCCAATCCCCACCACTCCTGTATCACCACCACTCCCGGGTATGTGCCGGGCTCCGCCGGCTGGGCCAGGTAGGCCGGGGTCTTGCTCCCATTGTGGGGATACTGCACCTGGCGGGCACGCACACGCACGGGCATACACTCCTCCCCAAGAAATGGGTGTGCCTCTTTCGCCCTGCCATCTTACCAGAAGGCGTCCACACGGTGCAACCGCATGCGCTAGGGAGCTACTGCCGGAAGGTCGGGGACGAAGCCAGGGGAGTTGGGTACATCCCGCCCCAGCGGACCCCTTCACGGGGGAGTATACTGTCCCTGGCAGGAGCATTCCTCTTCCCGAGGCTGGCTATGCACGAATGGGAAAAGGCTGTTTTAGAAGCGGTGCAGTGCCTGCGAGCCTCCCGGTATGTGGTGGCGTTGGTGGGGGCAGGGCTTTCCCGCGAAAGCGGGATTCCCACCTTTCGGGGGCCCGACGGGCTGTGGACGCGTTATGGTGAGCCACCCATGGATGGTTACCAGCGCTTCCTGCGAGACCCCCGCGCCTACTGGGAGGAGCAGATGCGCCCCGACACGGAAGGCCCCCGCGCCGAACTGGCCCGCGCCATCGCCCAGGCCAAGCCCAACCCCGGCCACTTCGCCCTCGTAGCCTTGGAGCGCATGGGCATCCTGCGGTGCACCATCACCCAAAATGTGGACAACCTCCATCGGGAGGCAGGAAGCCAGCGCCTCATTGAAATCCACGGCAACCGCACCTTCCTGCGCTGCATCGGGTGTGGCCTGCGGGTTCCGCGCAAGGAGTTCGTTATCAAGGAGATTCCGCCCCCCTGCCCCGAGTGCGGGGGGCTAATCAAGGGGGATGGGGTCATGTTCGGAGAACCCATCCCCCGGGCGTGGCTTGAGGCCTGCTACGAGGAGACGGCCCAGTGCGACTGCATGCTCCTGGTAGGCACTTCGGGCACCGTGTATCCGGCGGCGGGCTTCCCTCAGATGGTCAAGATGCAGGGGGGACGCCTCATCGAGATCAATCCCCTCCAGACGCACCTGACACCGTTGTGCGACGTGGTAGTGCGTGCTTCGGCAGCCGTGGCCCTGCCCCGCCTGGTGGAGATGCTGTCGGCAAGCCCCGAGGGGCCATCTACAGGGATGCGGGGTTGACCCCCCTTCACGGGTAAGATACACTAGTGGAGCCAAAAGGCCCACACAGGGGAAAGGCGATGACCACCGAAACCGAACGCCTCGCCCGTTTGGAAGCCCTTCTGGAAAAGGTGCGCGACCGCCTGGAGCGCTTTGAGACCCGGCTGGATCGCCTAGAGGCGCGTCAGGACTCCCAGTTCCGCTGGCTGATGGGCGTGATGCTGGGGATGTGGGTTACCGTGATCGCCGCCGTCCTGGGCGCTCTGCTGACCCGCTAGACCTTCAACACCACCTTCACCACCCCCTCCGCCCGACGGGCATACAGGTCGTAGGCGCGGGGGGCGTCCTCTAACCCCATGCGGTGGGTGATGATCCACGCCGGGTCGGCAAACCCCCGTCTCCGCAACTCCACCGCTAACTTGATAAAACGGGTCGGGTCCTCGCTGGTGGCGCTCACGGTAGCCAGCAGGGTCAACTGTTTGCGCAAGACCTCAAAGTAATGCAGGTGCACCCGGTCCTCCTCGGGGATGCCGAACAGCACCACCGTGCCATACACCCGAGCCACCTGAAGAGCCGTGTCTATGGCCTCCGGCTCCCCCGAGGCCTCCACCACCAAGTCCCCGCCTCGTCCCTGGGTGGCCTCCAGAAGGGCTTTCACTGCATCCTGCCGGTGGGGGTTGAGGGTCAGGTGCGCCCCCAGGCGACGCGCCAGCGCCAAGCGCTCCTCCAAGGGGTCCACAACAGCAACGAAATCCGCCCCCATCCGGAGCAGGCTCATGGTGAACAGCAGGCCGATGGCCCCCTGTCCGACCACTACCACCTGCTTCCCCAGCACCGACCCCACCCGCTCGAGCGCATAAAGCACCGTCCCCCACGGCTGACACATCAGCCACTCGCCCGCGTCCCCCTCGGGGGGCAAAGCGATGAGCATGGAGGGGCTGCCCACCACATATTCGGCCCCTCCGTTCATGTTCAGAGCCGGCAGCAGGATGACCCTCTGCCCCTCTTTCCAACCGTCGGCACGGCTTTCCACAATGGTGCCGGCGCACTCGTGGCAGGGCACCCCCGCCTCCAACGGGTACGCCGGCTGGGGATGCCGATAGCGCCGCATGTCCGTCCCGCAGATGGAGAGGGCCTCCATGCGCACCAGCACCTGCCCGGGGCCGGGCGCAGGGATGGGCACATCGACCAGGCGCATGCGTTGGGGGGCGATGACCTGGATGGCCTTCATAGCCTTCCCTCCGCAGTGCTAGCGTTGGCGGGCGCGCAGTTCCTCCCACACCGCAGACGGTGTCAAGCCCACGCTCGCCAGAAGCACAAGGAGATGATACAGCAGGTCGGCAGCCTCACGGGCCACGGCCTCTTTCTGCCCCTGCGCGGCCGATAAAGCCGTCTCCCCAGCCTCTTCTATCACCTTCTGGGCGATGCGGGCCGTCCCCTCTTGCAGAAGACGCGCCGTGTAACTGTCCGGGGGCATATCCCTCTGCCGCTGGCGGATGGTGGCGAAAAGGTCCTCCAAGACCCCGCTCCCGGCGGGGGGGCGCTCAAAGGTTGGCAGGGCCTCCACCGGCGTGAAGAAGCACGCAGGCTGGCCTGTGTGGCACACCTGGGGGCCTGTCGGCTCCACCTGCAGGAGCAGGGTATCCCCGTCGCAGTCGGCCCACACCCTCCGCACCTTCAGATAAGTCCCCGACACCTCCCCCTTGTGCCAGAGGTCCGCACGGGAACGGCTGTAGAACCAGGCGTCGCCCCCCTCCAGGGTGCGCTTCAGAGCCCCGGGGCTCATCCATCCCAGCATCAGCACCTGGCCCGTGCGGGCGTCCTGGGCGATAGCGGGAATGAGCCCCCGTTCGTCCAGTTTCAAAGTCGGCATAGGACCTCCAGTGCACAATAGGCTGCCACATCGGCCAAAGAGTAGGCCTGGGCATCGGGCGGAAGCAGACCCTGCGGCACCTCGGCCTTCGCCCAGTTCAGCCACAGGGTCCGTAAGCCCACCCGTTTAGCCCCTTGAATATCCTCCTCTAGGGAATCCCCTACGAACAACACCTCCCGGGGTGTCAGCCCCAGCCAGGCCAGGGCGACCTGAAAGGGGCGGGGGTGGGGCTTATAGGCCCGCGCCTCCTCCGAGCAGAGAGCAATGTCCACCGGAAAGACCTGGCGGGCCAGCAGGGGGTAGAAAAAGTCCACATCGGCATTGGAGAGGATGCCCAGGCGCACCCGCCCCCGTAACGACTGGAGCAGGGGCATCGCCTCGGGAAACGCCTCCCGACACCCCATCGCACGGATGCACAGGTCGGCTGCTTCGGCAGGGTTGCCCTGCACCCCCACCTCGGCGAAAACCCTTTCAAAGCAGAGCGTCCAGGTGACGCGGTAGGTCTTATAGGGAGGGGAGGCGTCCGGTTGGGCTAGATTCACCCGCCGGCGGCGCTCCTCCACCTCCACCGCCTGCCACCGCGCCCACATCTGGGCCGGATCCAGGGGGATACCCTGCAGACGGCATATCTCCTCAAAAGTCTGCACCCACTGGCGCGCCTCGTTGCGGACGAGGGTGTTATACAAGTCAAACAAAATGGCTTTGACAGCCATGGATCCCACTTGCAATGTCTTTAGGGGGAATTATACGCCACCCCTGCGGAAGGGCAGGGATGCTGACCTGCTCCCCTGAAGCGATGGCGGAGAACCCCGCCCAGGACCACAACCCCCACTCACACCCCTCCCAAGACCTTGCCCAAATATCCCCCCGCTCTAGGCGAACCCCCGACTTTAGCCTATCATGGAAAGTAACGGGCCAATGAACACCCAGCCCCTCGCCGTCCTGGTGGATTTTGACGAAACGGCGGCCGAGCAGAATGTGGCCGAACTGCTCCTCACCGCCTTCTGCCAGGGCGACTGGCGCTCCCTGCGGGAGGCCTTCCGCGCCGGGCGCTTAACCCTGCGGGAGTATCAGGAGCGCGCCTTCGCAGCGGTTTCGGCCCCCGTGGAGGCGATGGCCCGCTATGTGCAGGAGCACGCCCGCCTGCGCCACGGCTTCCCCGACCTGGCCCGCTTCTGTTACCAGAACCATATCCCCCTGGCTATCGTAACCAACGGCCTGCAGTTTTATGTGGAGGCCCTGCTGGGGCGCTACGGCGTCCTCCCTTATGTAACCATCCACGCCGTCCAGGTGCGTTTCACAGCGCACGGCCCCGTCTATACCTACCCCTGGGCCACCCCCTACTGCTGGGAGTGGGGCAACTGCAAGTGTCGGGTGGTAGATATCTACCGCCAGCAAAGGCACCGTATCCTCTATGTGGGGGACAGTTCCGGCTCCGACCTTTGCCCCGCCGCACGGAGCGACATCCTGTTCGCCCACAAGTCCCTGCTAGAGTACTGCCAGCTGGCGGCAATCCCCGCCCATCCTCTGCGGGACTTCACCGATGTGCTGAAGGTTGTGCAGGCGTCGTCTGTGCAGGAGGCCCACCGTGCTTGAGCGCTACACCCGCCCCCCCATGAAACGCCTCTGGTCGGAGGAACACAAATACGACCTGTGGCTGAAGGTGGAAATTGCCGTGTGCGAGGCGTGGGCCGAGGAGGGGGTCATCCCCCCAGAGGATATGGAGAAACTGCGCCACGCCCGCTACAACATGGCCCGCCTGCAGGACATTTTCCAGCGCACCCGCCACGATGTGACGGCCTTTTTGCGCTCGGTTACCGAAACCCTGGGGCCCGAGGGGCGCTGGCTCCACCTGGGCCTCACCTCCAACGATGTGATCGACACCGCCCAAGCCCTCCAACTGGCGGAGGCCTGCGACATCCTGGACGCCGACCTCGCCGCTTTGGAAGAGGTGTTGCGGGAGCGGGCGATAGAGTTCCGCGATACCCTGATGATAGGGCGCACGCACGGCGTCCACGCCGAACCCATTACCTTTGGCCTGAAACTGGCCACCTGGTGGGACGAGGTGCGCCGCCAGCGCCGGCGTCTAGCCCAGGCGCGGGAGGAGGTGGCGGTGGGCAAAATCTCGGGGGCGGTAGGCACCCATGCGACCGTGCCCCCCTCCATTGAGGAGCGGGTGTGTCGCCTGCTGGGCCTGCGCCCCGAACCCTTCTCCAGCCAGGTGGTGCACCGCGACCGCCACGCCCGCCTGCTCACCACCCTGGCCCTTATCGCCTCATCCCTGGAGCGCTTCGCCACCGAAATCCGCCACCTCCAGCGCACCGAGGTGCGGGAGGTGGAGGAGCCTTTCGGGGAGGGGCAAACCGGCTCCTCGGCTATGCCCCACAAGCGCAACCCCGAGTTATCGGAGCGGGTGTGTGGGCTGGCCCGCCTGCTGCGGGGCTATGCCGTAACCGGCTTGGAGAATGTGGCCCTCTGGCACGAGCGAGATATCTCCAACTCGGCCCCCGAGCGCATCACCCTACCCGAGGCCACCACCTATTTGGACTACGCCATAGACCTGTTCACCTTCATCGTGCGGGGGATGCGGGTGTTCCCCCAGCGCATGCGGGACAACCTGGAGCTGACGCGGGGGCTGGTGTTCTCCCAACGGGTGATGCTGGCCCTCGTGGAGAAGGGGATGCGCCGGGAGGAGGCCTACGACCTCGTCCAACGCCACGCCATGCGCTGTTGGGACGAGGGGCTGGACTTCCGCACCCTGGTGCGCACTGACCCCCGGGTGCAGGCGCTCCTGTCCCCCGCCGACCTGGACGGGCTGTTTGACTACGGCTACTACACCCGCTACATTGGGGAGAAGTTCCGCCGGGCGGGGTTGGGGTAAGTGTCAGTAGACAAAGAGGGTAACATCACAAATGTCCCCAAAAGGCGAGACACCCCATCCGGGCAGGCGCAATCTGGCCCCGAGGGCACGGAGAGTGCCCATCGCACAACAAAGGGGAAGCGTTCTGTTCCCCGTGCTCATGCAGGATCGGGCATTGCAAGGGCACGCGCAAGGGTGAGGTGTCGAGGCCATCACCTCTACTATGATGTCTATTGAGGAGGGCAGACGCTATGACCACCACCATCTGGCAGACCAACCTCCCCAACCTGCTTTATCGGGGCAAGGTGCGGGACACCTACGACCTGGGCAAGGGCATCCTGCTCATGGTCGCCACCGACCGCATCTCCGCCTTTGACGTGGTGCTTCCTACTGCTATACCCGAAAAGGGTGTGGTGCTGGCCAAACTGTCGGCCTTCTGGTTCCGCCAGACGGCCCACCTGTTCCCCAATCACTTCCTGGCCATGGCCGACGAGCCCGAGGCCGTGCGCATCGCCCCCCAGGTCGCCGACCTGCCTCCCGAGATACGCCGGCGTGCCATGTTGGTGCGCCGCGCCAAGCGGGTGGATGTGGAGGCCGTGGTGCGGGGCTACCTGGCCGGCTCCGCCTGGGCCGAATACCGCTCCCAGGGCACCGTGCACGGCCAGCCCATGCCCAAAGGCCTGCGGGAGGGGGAACGCCTCCCCCAACCCCTCTTCACCCCCACCACCAAAGCCACCACCGGCCACGACCAGCCCCTCTCCTTCGCCCAGGTGGTGCAGATGGTCGGCCAATCCCTGGCCGAGCGCATACGGGATGCCACCATCCAGGTCTACTCCTATGCCCACCAGTGGGCACTGCAAAAGGGCATCATCATCGCCGACACCAAGATGGAGTTCGGCCTGGTGGACGGGCAACTGATTCTGATTGACGAGCTCCTCACCCCCGACTCCAGCCGCTTCTGGGATGCGGCGGGCTACCAGCCTGGCAAAAGCCTCCCCAACTTTGACAAGCAGTTCGTGCGGGACTGGCTGACCCAGTCGGGGTGGAATAAGGAGCCCCCCGCTCCTGCCCTCCCCCCCGACATCGTGGAGAAGACCCGCCAGCGCTACCTGGAAGCCTACCGCCGCCTCACGGGGAAGGAGTTGTAAGGAGGAAGGGGGCTGTGCCCTTGTGGAGGCGACCCCAGGCCGAACCCCTGGGCCCCACCCCGCGCCAACGCCGACGGATGGAGCGCACCCAGCGGAAGGCCCAGCGCCGTTTCCGCAGGCGTCTGGTGCGGTGGGCTTTTGTGGCGGGGGTCTTCGTCGTGGGCTTTGCGGTCATCGCCTCCCTGCTCATCACATCCCTTCCGCCTCCCAGCCCGGCCGCCCCCGCCACCGAACCCCTCCCGACCCCTGAGCCCCTCCCCACGCCCACCCCCACACCCGTCCTCACCCCCGTGGGCACCGCCACCGCCCACAGCGAGGTGCGCCGTCTACCCGAGCAACCCAGTTACCCCCTGACGGTGGGCATCCGCAGTCCTGTGCCCTACACCACCGTGCCCCCCACCTCGGGCCCCTACTGGCCCGTGGGCGATGCCTGGGGCATCAAGAGCACCCCCAGGGAGGAGGAACTCCTGGTGCGCAACCTGCGGGTAGGGGGCGTCATCGCCTTCTATGACCCGGAGATCCTCCCCGCCGACCAGGTGGAGGCGCTACACAGCCTGTTTCGCCAGCAAAAGGATTTCCCCTGCTACCTGATCGTGACCCCCTACCCGCGCCCCATTGTGGACACCCAAACAGGCCTACGCTATCCCCTGGCCCTCACGGCTTGGACAGCCCTGCAATATCTGGTGCGGGTGGACGAGGAGGCCATCCAGAAGTTCCTTGACCAGTTCCGCAACCGCGGACCGGAGCGCATCACCTGCACACCCTAGCAATGGTTTACACTGGAAGAGAGGGGCTCATCCTGCGCCCAGCGCACACGCCCCCACTGCGGAGGGGAGCATGCCCATCTACCGCCTCACCCGCTATCCCAAAGAGGTAACCCTGCGCGACGGCACAACGGTCGTGCTCCGTCCCATGACCGCCCAGGACGGCCCCGCCCTTTTGGAGTTTTTCAAACGGGTGCCCGACGACGACCGGTACTACCTGAAGGAGGATGTAACGAGCCCGAAAGTCATCCAGCGGTGGTGCCAGGAGTTGGACTACGACCGCGCCCTGCCCCTATTGGCGGTGGTCAATGGACGCGTCGTGGCCGACGCCACTCTGCACCGCCGCCGGGCGGGGGCGCGTCGGCATGTGGGGGAAATCCGCCTCGTGGTCGACCCCGACTATCGGCAAAAGGGCCTGGGCACCGTCCTGATCCAGGAACTGTGTGCCATCGCCCACGACGCCGGCCTGGAGCGTATTACCTACGAGGCCGCTGCCGGTGCCCAGGAACTAGCTATTCAAACCGCCGAGCGCCTGGGATTCGTGCGGGTGGCCTCCCTCCCGGGGTATATCAAAGACCGAGACGGCAAACCCCACGACTTGGTCATCCTAGACCTGCCCTTGGGGAAATGGTATGAGTGGTGGCAGTTCTAACTGCAGGGCGTCCATCCCGCCCCTTGCCTACCCCATGCAGAACCCCCCGCATCGGAGGAACAATGCCCCTTCTCCAAACCATCCGCTATCAGCACATCCTGGTGCCCCTGGACGGGAGTGAAGTGGCCGCCCAGGCTGTCCCGCACGCCGCCGCCCTGGCCAAAGCCTTCGGGGCTGCCATCACCCTCTTCCACGTGGTGCCCCGGGAGGGTGTCCCCAGCCGTCCCCTCACCCAAAAGGAGCGGGAGGCCTTCGCCCAGATAGATACCTATATGCAACGCCTCAAGGGAGAACTGGAGGCGGCTGGGATTGAAACCCGCTGGGCCGTTACCGCCGGCGAACCGGCGGCGGAGATCGTCCGCTACGCCTACACCCATAATGTGGACGCCGTGGTCATGTCCACCCACGGCAAGGGGGGCACCTTCCAACGCCTCTACGGAAGCGTGGCGGATGCCGTCCTCGCCCGCCTCACTATCCCCGTCGTCCTCATCCGGCCCAAAGAAGCCCTGCGGGCTCACGTTTGAAAGGGGACAACCCCTTCTTATTACCGGCTACCGGCGGTGGGCGACGCCCACCGCCTCCTGCGCCGTCCTGAAGCCATAACGCCGTAGCGCCGTTACCAACTCCCCGGCGATGCGTTGGGGAGCGGTGGGATCTACCAGGCCGGCTGTGCCCACCCCAACCGCTGTCGCCCCCGCCATCAGGTATTCCAAGGCATCCTCCCCACAGGTAATGCCTCCGATGCCAATCAGGGGGATATCCACAGCGGCATAGGCCTGGTAGACCATCGCCAGAGCCACTGGCTTGAGGGCAGGGCCAGAGACACCCCCCGTCCCCCCGCCTAAGGCGGGGCGTCGCCCCTGGAGGTCTATGGCCAACCCCACCAGGGTGTTGGTGAGGGCCAGGGCGTCGGCCCCCGCCTGCTGGGCCGCCCGCGCTATGGGGATGATGTCATCCACCTGGGGAGAGAGTTTGACGATGAGGGGAAGGCTGGTAACCTCCTTCACCCGGCGCACCACCAGGGCCGTGGCCTCGGCGCTCTGAGCAAAGGCCAACCCCCCCTCCACATTGGGGCAGGACAGGTTCAGCTCCAAGCCAGCGATGCCCTTGTGCCCCTCGGCGCGTCGGGCTAACTGGGCGAACTCCTCCACCCGCTCCCCGGCAATACTCACGATCACAGGGATAGGCCACGTGGCCCACTGGGAGGGGTAGCGCTCCAGCACGGCGTCAATCCCCGGGTTCTCCAAGCCGATGGAGTTGAGCATCCAGCCGTGGCCATGGACGATGCGCGGCGTGGGATTGCCCCTGCGGGGATGCAGGGTAGTGGTCTTCACCACCACGGCTCCCAGGTGGTGCAGGCGCACCGTGCGGGGTAGACCACCCCCATACCCATCGGTGCCAAAGGTGCCCGACGCCCATAGGACAGGGCTTTTCAGGCGCAGGCCGCGGGGATGGCGGGGGGCCAGGTCAACGGTCAAATCCACGGGACGCTCCTGGGGGTATTGTGCCCCAAATGCAAGGGCATGGCAAGGGAAAGCCTCCTGGGAGGCGTGTCGGCCTTGAAGGGGGCATTACCCCCTGGCGCGTAGGTTCACGGTGCGCACACTGGGGACGGCCAACGCTATAGCAAGGGTGCACACCACTACCGCCCCCCCCATCAGAGCCACGGCGGTGGGTGCGCCCCAGGCGTGGGCCAGCGCCCCCGCCAGGATGCTCCCTATCGGCACCAGCCCCCTGTCTAACAGGTAAATGCTCATAATGCGTCCCCGCAGGTGGTCGGGGGCCAGCATCTGGAGGGCGGTTTGAGTCTGGGTGGTGTAGACCGTGCGGAACAAGCCCGTCAGAAAAGCCATGCCCACCGCCATCGCCAACCATGGGGACAGGGAGAACAGGACAAGGCTGACGCCCAAGAGGGCCGAAGCCCCCAGCAGATACACCCCCCGCGCCTGGCCCTCTCCCAGGGAGGCCACCCCAATCGCCCCCACGAGGGCCCCCACCCCCACGCCAGCCAACATCAGCCCCTGCCCGCTGGCCCCCACCCCCAAGATGTCCACCGCAAACACGGGCAGAAGGGAGGTGAAAGGCATCCCCAGCATCAGGGGCACAACCCCCAGCAACACCAGCGCCAAAATAAGGCGATGCGTCCACAGATAGGCGAACACCTCACCGAGATTGCCCAGGAAGGAGGCCTGACGGCTGGCGCGCTGGCGTGCCTCCTCCCGTTCCTGGGGCACACGCATCTGCACCGTCCACACCGTCGCCACAGCATACAATCCCGCCTGCAGCACGTAACTCCCCGCCACCCCGACAAGGGCGATAACCACTCCAGCAAGGGCTGGCCCCACACTGCGGGCCAGATTAAAGGCGGCCGAGTTGAGGCCGATGGCGTTCATCAGATTCTCCCGCCCCACAAGGTCGCTCAGGAGCGACTGGCGCGCAGGTTGCTGAAAAGCCTGCACCGTGCCCGCCAGGAACCCCGTCAGGTACACATGCCAGGGCTGAATGCGCTGGGTAGCCACCAGGAGGGCCAGCACAAGGTTCAGAAGGCAGTTCGTCCCCTGGGAGAGGAGGAGTTGGGCCTTCCGCCCGTAGCGGTCGGCCACCACCCCGGCTACCACCCCAAAGATGAGGGTGGGCAAGCCCCGCACCGCCATCACCAAACCCAGGTCCAGGGCCGAGCGGGTCAGGCTATACATCAGCCACCCCCGTGCCACCTGGTCCATCCAGAGGCCCAGGGAGGTGCTCACCAGCCCCAGCCACAGGTAGCGGTAGTCCCGAATGGCCAGGGAGGCAAAGGTCCGCACGGGGAAGCGCCGCGCACGCCAGGGGGAGGGAGTCTGCCCGTCCTGACGCACCGTCCGCATACTGTCGTCTGCTGTCCGCGGGGGTCAAGCCTTAGGGCTTGGGCGGGGTGTCGCCGTCCACGCTTTCGGCCAACACCTCCAGCAGGTCGCGCGCCTTCTTCTGGTCGGCCACCCCCTTGGCGCTAATGCCCTCGGTGAACATCTGCAGGCAGAAGGGGCAGGAGACGCCCACCGTTTCGGCCCCCGTCGCCAAGAAGTGGTCGGTGCGGAGGCGGTTGACCCGCTGGCCCGTCTCCTCCATCCACATGCGCCCCCCGCCTGCACCACAGCAGAAGCCCCGCTCCCGACAGCGGGGTTCCATCTCCACCAAGCGCACCCCCGGAATGGCACGCGCGATCTCCCGCGGCTCCTCGTAAATCCCGTTGTGGCGTCCCAGGTAGCACGAGTCGTGGTAGGCCAGGGTGGTGGGGACGGGCTTGACGGGGCGCAGTTTCCCCTGCCGAATGAGGGCGGCCACAAAGGTGGTATAGTGCACCACCTCGCCCTGCCAGCCCAGTTGGGGATACTCGTTGCGCAGGGTGTTGAAGCAGTGGGGACACAGGGTGAGGATGGTCTTCACCCCGTAGCGCTGGAAGGTCTGGATGTTCTGCTGGGCCAGGGTCTGGAACAGATACTCGTTGCCCATCCGGCGGGCGGGGTCGCCCGTGCACACCTCCTCATCCCCCAGGATGGCGAAGCGCACCCCCGCCCGCTGCAGCAGGCGGGCAGCGGCGCGGGCCATCCCCTGACTGCGCTGTTCCAATGCCGCCGTACACCCCACCCACAGAAGCACATCGGCCTCGGGATCCTCGGCCAAAGTCTTCACCCCCAGACCCTTGGCCCAATCGGTGCGGGTGAAGGAGGTGCCCCGCCAGGGATGCCCCCGCGTCTCCATGCTTTGGAGAGCCTGCAAAGCCGTCCCCGGAATGGACGACTCCTCCAGCACCAGGTAACGGCGCATGTCCACGATGTGGTCAATGTGCTCAATAAACACGGGGCACGCCTCCATACACGCCCGGCAGGTGGTGCACGACCAGATGACCTCCTCGGTTACGGCGTCCTGCACCATACGGCGCGCTGGAGG
Protein-coding regions in this window:
- a CDS encoding dienelactone hydrolase family protein → MPVRVRARQVQYPHNGSKTPAYLAQPAEPGTYPGVVVIQEWWGLEPHIQDVARRFAGEGFIALAPDLYHGKIAKEPSEAEKLMMALNMERAVREIISGVNYLKGLEGCNGKVGVVGFCMGGGLALLTALRSAGVSACVDFYGAIPDPLDQVKHLECPLLGIFAAQDHWVKVADVRRLRRRLKAFGKQAEVRIYRGVDHAFFNDTRPLYNARAAKDAWRRTLAFFRQHLG
- a CDS encoding Sir2 family NAD-dependent protein deacetylase, translated to MHEWEKAVLEAVQCLRASRYVVALVGAGLSRESGIPTFRGPDGLWTRYGEPPMDGYQRFLRDPRAYWEEQMRPDTEGPRAELARAIAQAKPNPGHFALVALERMGILRCTITQNVDNLHREAGSQRLIEIHGNRTFLRCIGCGLRVPRKEFVIKEIPPPCPECGGLIKGDGVMFGEPIPRAWLEACYEETAQCDCMLLVGTSGTVYPAAGFPQMVKMQGGRLIEINPLQTHLTPLCDVVVRASAAVALPRLVEMLSASPEGPSTGMRG
- a CDS encoding zinc-binding dehydrogenase translates to MKAIQVIAPQRMRLVDVPIPAPGPGQVLVRMEALSICGTDMRRYRHPQPAYPLEAGVPCHECAGTIVESRADGWKEGQRVILLPALNMNGGAEYVVGSPSMLIALPPEGDAGEWLMCQPWGTVLYALERVGSVLGKQVVVVGQGAIGLLFTMSLLRMGADFVAVVDPLEERLALARRLGAHLTLNPHRQDAVKALLEATQGRGGDLVVEASGEPEAIDTALQVARVYGTVVLFGIPEEDRVHLHYFEVLRKQLTLLATVSATSEDPTRFIKLAVELRRRGFADPAWIITHRMGLEDAPRAYDLYARRAEGVVKVVLKV
- the hisIE gene encoding bifunctional phosphoribosyl-AMP cyclohydrolase/phosphoribosyl-ATP diphosphatase HisIE, with product MPTLKLDERGLIPAIAQDARTGQVLMLGWMSPGALKRTLEGGDAWFYSRSRADLWHKGEVSGTYLKVRRVWADCDGDTLLLQVEPTGPQVCHTGQPACFFTPVEALPTFERPPAGSGVLEDLFATIRQRQRDMPPDSYTARLLQEGTARIAQKVIEEAGETALSAAQGQKEAVAREAADLLYHLLVLLASVGLTPSAVWEELRARQR
- a CDS encoding HAD family hydrolase; this encodes MAVKAILFDLYNTLVRNEARQWVQTFEEICRLQGIPLDPAQMWARWQAVEVEERRRRVNLAQPDASPPYKTYRVTWTLCFERVFAEVGVQGNPAEAADLCIRAMGCREAFPEAMPLLQSLRGRVRLGILSNADVDFFYPLLARQVFPVDIALCSEEARAYKPHPRPFQVALAWLGLTPREVLFVGDSLEEDIQGAKRVGLRTLWLNWAKAEVPQGLLPPDAQAYSLADVAAYCALEVLCRL
- a CDS encoding HAD-IB family phosphatase, which gives rise to MNTQPLAVLVDFDETAAEQNVAELLLTAFCQGDWRSLREAFRAGRLTLREYQERAFAAVSAPVEAMARYVQEHARLRHGFPDLARFCYQNHIPLAIVTNGLQFYVEALLGRYGVLPYVTIHAVQVRFTAHGPVYTYPWATPYCWEWGNCKCRVVDIYRQQRHRILYVGDSSGSDLCPAARSDILFAHKSLLEYCQLAAIPAHPLRDFTDVLKVVQASSVQEAHRA
- the purB gene encoding adenylosuccinate lyase, coding for MLERYTRPPMKRLWSEEHKYDLWLKVEIAVCEAWAEEGVIPPEDMEKLRHARYNMARLQDIFQRTRHDVTAFLRSVTETLGPEGRWLHLGLTSNDVIDTAQALQLAEACDILDADLAALEEVLRERAIEFRDTLMIGRTHGVHAEPITFGLKLATWWDEVRRQRRRLAQAREEVAVGKISGAVGTHATVPPSIEERVCRLLGLRPEPFSSQVVHRDRHARLLTTLALIASSLERFATEIRHLQRTEVREVEEPFGEGQTGSSAMPHKRNPELSERVCGLARLLRGYAVTGLENVALWHERDISNSAPERITLPEATTYLDYAIDLFTFIVRGMRVFPQRMRDNLELTRGLVFSQRVMLALVEKGMRREEAYDLVQRHAMRCWDEGLDFRTLVRTDPRVQALLSPADLDGLFDYGYYTRYIGEKFRRAGLG
- a CDS encoding phosphoribosylaminoimidazolesuccinocarboxamide synthase — protein: MTTTIWQTNLPNLLYRGKVRDTYDLGKGILLMVATDRISAFDVVLPTAIPEKGVVLAKLSAFWFRQTAHLFPNHFLAMADEPEAVRIAPQVADLPPEIRRRAMLVRRAKRVDVEAVVRGYLAGSAWAEYRSQGTVHGQPMPKGLREGERLPQPLFTPTTKATTGHDQPLSFAQVVQMVGQSLAERIRDATIQVYSYAHQWALQKGIIIADTKMEFGLVDGQLILIDELLTPDSSRFWDAAGYQPGKSLPNFDKQFVRDWLTQSGWNKEPPAPALPPDIVEKTRQRYLEAYRRLTGKEL
- a CDS encoding DUF3105 domain-containing protein, which translates into the protein MPLWRRPQAEPLGPTPRQRRRMERTQRKAQRRFRRRLVRWAFVAGVFVVGFAVIASLLITSLPPPSPAAPATEPLPTPEPLPTPTPTPVLTPVGTATAHSEVRRLPEQPSYPLTVGIRSPVPYTTVPPTSGPYWPVGDAWGIKSTPREEELLVRNLRVGGVIAFYDPEILPADQVEALHSLFRQQKDFPCYLIVTPYPRPIVDTQTGLRYPLALTAWTALQYLVRVDEEAIQKFLDQFRNRGPERITCTP
- a CDS encoding GNAT family N-acetyltransferase — encoded protein: MPIYRLTRYPKEVTLRDGTTVVLRPMTAQDGPALLEFFKRVPDDDRYYLKEDVTSPKVIQRWCQELDYDRALPLLAVVNGRVVADATLHRRRAGARRHVGEIRLVVDPDYRQKGLGTVLIQELCAIAHDAGLERITYEAAAGAQELAIQTAERLGFVRVASLPGYIKDRDGKPHDLVILDLPLGKWYEWWQF